The sequence below is a genomic window from Desulfovibrio sp. JC022.
CGGACTGGCGGATACCGTCAGATGTTTCTCGGGTGATGTTATTGATTTCGCTGATTGCGCTATTAATCTGTTCAGATGCGCTGGATTGCTCTTCAGAGGCTGTAGCGATTCCTTCCACCTGACTTGCGCTGTATTCAACCGTGCTGACAATAGCATCAAGAGATGATCCGGACCTGGCTGCCAGTTCCGTGGTCTGTTCAACTGCACTGACCGCATTTTCGACTTCCCGCATATTGGTACGCATGGCCTGCTGGATGGATTCCACGTTACTGCCCACCTCGTGGGTGGCAGACATGGTCTTTTCAGCAAGTTTGCGGACTTCGTCAGCAACCACGGCGAATCCGCGACCGGCTTCTCCGGCTCGGGCCGCTTCAATTGCGGCGTTGAGGGCCAGCAGGTTGGTCTGGTCGGCAATGTCGGAAATCACATCCATGACTGTGCCGATGGACTCAGTCTGTTTGCCGAGATTTTCCATGCTAGAGCGCAGGTCATCGGCGATAGTACTAACCTCGGTGATAGAACGCACTGACTGGGAGACAATCTGCGCCCCTTCTTCAGCCTGCTGCTTGGCTTCGATGCTTTTGCCTGATGCGCTTGATGCACTGCGGGCAACTTCTAATATGGTACTGTTCATCTGTTCCATGGCAGTGGCGGTTTCAGTGATCCGCTCATGCTGAATTTCGGAACCGTTGCTGATTTGCTCCACCTGCGCGGCCAGCTCTTCACTGGCGGAAGAGAGCTGTTCGGAAATGGCTTGGGTTCGTTCTGCCACATCCTGCATCTTCCGCTGCGCTTCTCGAACAGCGGTCTGATCAAGGATTACTTCAATGGCACCGACAACGTTGCCGTCCTTTTCAATGGGCACGCCGAAGTAGTCCATGTCCAGTTTTCCGCTGGGAGTGTCCAATGTGGTTGAACCGGTCTCAGCCTTGCGGGAAGTAAAAGATTTGGAGCAGGCGCATTTTTCAGTTCCGCAGTCTGCGGTATTTAGTGCATTGGAACATTTGCTTTTTTTAAGTTTATCAAGAGATGTTCCAAGCAGTTCTGTGCCGGGTTTGTTCATGAACAGTACGTTCATTTCGCGGTCTATGGTCATTACCGGCATCGGTACGGCATCAATGAAAGACCTCATTACATTCATTGCCAGATTGGTGCGGTCAATGAGGTCTGCATAGCTGCCCCGGAATCCGCTGTTGTCCGCCTGACTGTCAATTTTTCCTTCTTCAATCCCGGTGATGGTTGTGTCTATTTCAGACATGACCGAGTTCAAAGTGGTGCCGACCTTAGCCATGTCTTTACAGATCATGCCTACTTCGTCTTTTTGATCCACTCCCATATCGCAACTGAGATTTCCGTTTGACAGTTCCTGTACGAAAGTTCGAGCTTTTGCCAATGGAACGGTGATACTCCGGGCAATGAAAAATGCCAGCACAGCCCCGGCGAGCAGGGTCAATGCGGACATGACAGTCATATTGTCCACTGCTGCGGCAATGGTTGTCTGCATTTCGGGTCCGAGTTCATCCTGTTCTTCCATGATGGAAAGCTTAAGGTCTTCTATGTGTTGTGCTGTGAGGGGGCCGAGGGAATCAAGCTTTTGTTTTGCCGCAACCTGTCCCATATTTGCTTCGATGATTTTTTTGGTATGTAGAACGTACTGCTTGTTGTTTTCATTAAGCTCATTGATGAGACCGAGATCAGAAGGGGAGTAGAGGACGTTCTGGATATCCCCGATGCTTTTTTCAAATTCGACGAGAAGGCTGATTGCTTTCTCCGCATCGGTTTTTTGCTGACTTTTAAAAATATATATGGAGTTGATCAGTCTAGCCTCAAATAGTGCAGCCCTGCTTTTTTGCACCATGGCAATCAGGAAACTGTCTTCTCTTTCATTGGCATTTTGCAGCAATGTCCCTAAGCCTTCGACAAGGATCTTTCCGTTTTTACCAGCATTCTTGATTGATTCTTTTTCTTTTTCCTTTGCTGAAAGATACTGGTTGAAAGTGCTTTGATAGGTATCCACTTCATGCTTGATCTCTTTAACCAGTCCGTTCCGCTCAGATGAATTCATGTCTTTTTCCGCAGCCCGGATGAACTCCTGAAGTTTGGATATTTTTTCATGGTATTGCTTCAGGGAGGCAGCTGTCCCGGAATTCATATAGGTGATTGCGCCCATGCGAGTCAGCAGGAGGTTGGCTTGAATGCGTCCGGTAAGGTTTGTCTGGCGCGCCAGTTTCCGGTATTGCGTGAACCCGTCCGAGCTGTCGGTCAGCTTTAAAACTCCCTGTCCCGCAGTTATTGCAAGCAGAATCAGGATCAGCCCGAATCCCGCAGTTATTTTAGTTGTTACTCCTAAATTTTTAAGCATCGGACACACTCCCCTTTTGATTGTCTGGCTTGTTATCTGTGTGGATTTGTTGTGATAATTAGAGTAAAGGATGGGGTTTGTCAATTGGTCGTGTATTTAGTTTAACTTTTAACTATATATGCTTAGGTTGTAAAAGTGTAGTATAATTGTTGCGGAAGGTAAAAAAATACCCCGGAACATTGTCCGGGGTGTTTCTCCATTAGTATTAAGTTTGTTGCGTAGTGCTAGTCGTGGTTCCCGAGTTCCTGTTTGAGTATTTTGTTTCTAATTTCTTTGATTCGGTCGTTTTTGCTCATTTGTTCTAAGGCTTTTGTAATACTTGGAACCAGTGCAGCGTGCTTGATATTAAGATAATGGTACATTGGTGTTATTTCGAGAGGTTGAGAGAGTATTGTCACATCATCAGCTTGAATCTTTTTTAATGTCATCATTGCGGCAATACGGGCAATCAGTACTGCATCAAGCCTTTTGCGGCTGAGCATTTTTATAAGTTGTTCGTTGGTTTCAAGTTCTTTAGCGTTTTGGATGCCCTCAGTGGCAATTTTATTTTCAATGAAAAAAATGCCTCTGAAGTGGCCAACCCTCAAATCGCGCAAATTTTTCCATGTAGGTTCTACTTGTGAACCTTGGCGGACCATCACCATTAAATCCAGATGATCAATCGGAACGGGGACCTTAATAAGGCTCGGGAACTTTTTGTCTACTCCACTGACCTTGAAAAGTTCCCCGTCCACTGCACCTGAATGGGCTGAATGTGTTGAGCGTAATATGGGATATGGTTTGAATTCGACTTCAATTCCCAGAGAAGAGTACGCTTCACGCAGAATTTGGAAAGTTATTTTTGAGCGTGGAGATTCGATTCCAGACAGTATCAGTTTTTCGCCTGCGTGACATAAATTTGCCGAGTTCAGGGAGAACAAGGTTATGCAAATTGTTAATATGTAATTGATTTTTGTGTTCATGTTATTGCAGATATCCCCAGCCGATCAGCCGGTCATATGCATGTTTTGCATAGTTCCCTTGATTATTCACCTTGAGGAAACGGTAGTATTCATTGGCGGCCATGTCACGATTACCGAGGGCTTCGTATGAGACTCCCTTGTAAAAAGTCGTCATGGGGTTGCCGGGAAGTTTCTTTTCATATGCATCAAAATTGGAAAGGGCCTGTTTGAATTTGCGGTTTTCAAGACTGAGCATTCCGGTTATGTGCATGGCCTGCGCTTCTTGTGGATAACGGTCCTTGGCTCGCTGGGCGTATTGCAAACCTTTTCTGGCTTTGCCCTGTGCGAGTTGGCATTTGGACATGAGCAGCAGTCCGGCATAATCATTGGGCGCGATGCGCAGGGCTTTTGAAAAATGGTCTTCAGCTTCATGGTAACTCTTTTTGCCCATGGCCCCTTCACCTTTTTGCATTTCCACAATGGCGGTTTTGATTCTACGAATCGAGGCGATGTTGTCCATGTACCGTTCGCGAAGAAGTTTGCCGTGGTTGTCGGCATAAACGGTATCCCGTTTTTTTACTGCGGTGGCATATCTTTCTGAACTCATGGGGTGGGAGGCGAACATCTGCTGTACGAAAGATGGTTTGCTCTTATGCAGTTTATTCAACTCGTCCATAAGCCCGACCATGCCTTCAGGATCGTAGCCCGCATTATCCATGTAAGCCATACCGAGGCTGTCCGCCTGCCGTTCGTCCGAGCGGGAGTAGCTCGCCAAAAGCATTCCTGCTCCAATTCCGCCCAGTCCGGCTGCCAGCGGCACAAGGCGGCTGTCCTGTGTTGCGGCAACACCCACGCCGACAGCCACAATGCCTTGCACTGCGATGGATGAACTCATGCGTGAGGCAGTGTGACGGGCGTTGACATGTCCAATCTCATGGCCCATGAGCGCGGCAAGTTCTGCTTCGTTTTCAAGGGTGACCAGAATTCCGCGGGTGCAGGCGATGCTTCCGCCGGGAAAGGCATAGGCATTGACGTAGTTGGCATTCACGCAGCGGAAAGAGTAAGGCATGTCCGGCCTGTGACTGCTGGAAGAAAGGGAGATTCCCACACGGGTTATGTAATTGTTGACCCGGCTATCCTGTACCGCGCCATAGTCCGCAGAAAATTGATGCGGTGAATTCTGGCGGTCCATCTGGATTTCCTGTTGCTCGGAAACCAGCATAAGCTGCTGCTGTCCGGTAACCGGGTTGATGGCACATCCGCTCAAAATACCGAGAGTTCCCCCGGCAGCCAGTTTCAGGGCCTGTCTTCTGGAAATTGATCCTGCTTTATTTTTACCGCCCATGCTTCCTCCGAAAATGTTCATTATCTAAAAAGATATATCCGTGCAGCACCTTTGGCAACCTCTCCCTTTTCTGTCATGATGGCAAAGATTACCAATTGATTACATTTGCGGCCGGGATGTTGACTTAAACACGACTCTATGTCTTGTAATTGGGCATATATTTATGCCGGATTCTGAACCTGAATAGTAAAAATGCATTATGGAGTTGCAAAGTGAATATTCCCTTGAAAGAGGAATCATCAGGAGAGATACCTGTTCTCGAATTTAAAAATGTTTCCTTCAATTGGCCGGGCGGTAAGGGATTGCGCGATGTTTCTTTCGCCGTACCCGCAGGACAGTTCGTGCTTATCTCCGGTCCTTCCGGTGCCGGGAAGTCGACCCTGCTGCGTCTGGCTGTGCGGCTGGAAGAGGTCGGGCAGGGGGAAATCTTTTTAAGTGGAGAGCCTGTGCAATCCTACTTTCCCCCTGAATTGCGGACCAGGATCGGTTTTGTGCAACAGACTCCTACTGTGCTGCCCGGTACAGTGCGCGATAATTTGCTTATGCCGTTTACCCTTGATGTCAGAAAGGGGAGCAGTGTTCCTTCGGACGATGATCTGGCTTATTGGCTGGAAAGGCTGGCTCTTGGTGATGTCGCGCTGGACAGTGAAGCTTCTGATCTTTCCGTGGGGCAGCGTCAGCGTCTTTGTCTGATTCGTTCGGTTCTGCCGAAACCGATCGCGATCTGTTTTGATGAACCCACCAGCGCCCTTGACCGGGAAAGCCGGGAGCGGGTGGAGAGAGTTGCCGAAGAGCTGGCGGCTGAAGGGATCACTGTACTTATGGTTAATCATACCAGCTACCATCCAAGTTGTCCGCACATGCATCTGACGGTTTCTGAAGGCAAGGTGGAGGTTCTTTCATGAACAGTGCTTTTATTTCCATCACCTGGGTGCAGCTGCTGATTGCCCTGAGTCTTGTATCAGTTTCCGGGTTCCTTTCCATTTATTATAAGCTCAAGCTGGAGAAGGATCTGGCTGTCGGGGTCGTCCGTTCCTTTGTACAATTGCTGACCATGGGCTACCTGCTCAAAATCTTGTTCGGGCTGAACAGTGCCGTATTGGTTTTGGCTCTTTATCTGGCTATGACTTTTTTCTCGGTCCACATCATCCACGGGAGGGTTAAGGAAAAGAACATTTCCTACCTCATGCCCACCGGACTGGCGGTCATGTTCAGTTATTCGTTGGTGACTATTCTGGTGACTAAAGTGGTTATCGGTGCCCAGCCTTGGTGGGACCCCCAGTATTTTATACCCATTGGAGGTATGATTGCCGGTAATTCCATGAACTCACTGGCTCTTTCACTTGAAAGGTTTTTTTCCGAACTTAAAAGCCGCCGGGATGAGGTGGAGATGCTGCTTTGCCTCGGGGCGGATTACAAGGAAGCTACAGCTGAAATTTTCCGTGATGCCCTGCGTGCGGGTATGATTCCAGCCATTAATTCCCTGATGGGTGTAGGGCTGGTTTTTCTGCCCGGCATGATGACCGGACAGATTTTGGCCGGGGCCGACCCTGAAGAGGCGGTCCGTTACCAGATTGTGGTTATGTTTATGTTGGTGTCTTCCACGGCCCTTTCTTCTATCATTGTACTTTTGCTGGTCCGCAAACGTTGTTTCTCGTCGGCAATGATTTTGCTTGCCGGTAGGAAAGCAGGGAAATAGTTGTAGTGTGGTATTTATTTTCACTATGGTGTATGAATGCGGTAGAGTTTTAAGCCAGTTTGAAGGGGGAATCCGTTGTTTTATTTGAGTGAGCAATTTCAGAAGCTATTTGCCAATAACAGCCTGTGCAAACAATTCATAGAAGTCTCTCCTGATGCAATTGTAATTACCGATGCTGAAGGAACTGTGCTTGGCGGGAATTCGCGTGCTGCACGGTTGTTCGGCTATTTGGATAAAAGTGCAATCCCCCACAATGTTAACGGCAGTTACAAGTCCGCTGCGGATCGGTCCAGAATGCTCGACATGCTTTCCTCCGGGCAGCATGTGCAGGATTTTGAAACCGAACTTCTGGATCGTAGAGGGAATTCTTTTGTTGCCAGCATCAGTGTCTCGGTTATGGATGTCGAAGGGCATATGGTACTTGTGTCCATTCTCAGGGATATTTCAGGGCGCAAAAAATCTGAAGCAAAGCTGTTGGAGGGTGAGAAGGCGGCCCGGTTGAACGAAAGCAGGTTCGAGGCTCTTTCCACTCTTGCGGGGATGGCCGAATATTCCCTGGATAAGCTCTATGACTTTGCTCTGGAAGCGGCGGTCATGATCACCGGAAGCGAGATCGGATATATCTATTTTCTTAATGAGGATGAATCGGAACTCAGACTTTATGCCTGGTCGCGCAGTGTTATGCCCCAATGCTCGGTGGAGTCCATTCCCGATGCCTACCACGTGGCCGATGTGGGCGTCTGGGGAGAGGCCATCAGGCAACGCCGTCCTATGATTCTTAATGATTATGCTGCTTGTGAAGGCAAGAAGGGGCTTCCGCAGGGGCATGTTCCCATTAAGCGCCATATGAATGTTCCTCTGTTTGATGAAGGTAAAATTGTTTTGCTTGTGGGCGTCGGGAACAAGGAAGATGAGTATGGTGATGAGGATGTTCGTCAGTTGAGCCTGCTCATGGAGGGCATGTGGAATATTGTCCGGCGCAAGGAAGCGGATGAGGCTTTGCGGCAGGCCTATGTGGAGATGGAATGCAAGGTGGAAGAGCGTACAGCGGAACTGAGTTCAGCCCTTGCGGACCTTAGGCAGATCAATTCGGAGATAGAGCAGGAAGTTGAGCAGCGTCGGATTTTTGAGAAAAAACTCCGCCAGTTTGAAAGGATAATCGCGGTCAGTCCCGATATGATTTCCTTGGTCGATTCAGAATATCGTTATGTGATGGTGAATCGTTCCTATGAGAAAAGGTTCAACAAGCCAAGTGAATTTTTTGTAGGCAAATCAGTGTCTGAGGTTGTCGGGCATGATGTTTTTGAAAAACATTCAAAGCCCATGATTGATTCAGCTCTTGCTGGTGGTACAACAAATTTTGAAGCATGGCTTGAATTGCCATCTATTGGGAAACGTTTTTTTTCAGTTACCTATCATCCGGTAGAATCAACTGTTGACGGGGATAGGTTGGTCAGTATTACAGCCCACGATATAACTGAGCAGAAAGAGATGCTTGAAGAGGTCAAGAGACTTGCCAGTACTGATTATTTGACCGGTGCCAGCAACAGACGTTCCTTTATGGATCGCGCGGAAACCGAACTGGATCGTCTGGCGCGATACGGCGGCGAACTTTACCTGATGATGCTGGACATTGACCACTTTAAGAATGTCAACGACACTTACGGACACAGCGTGGGGGATATTGTTCTCAAGGAGCTGGTCAAGTGCTGCATTTCCACCCTGCGGACTTCTGATGTTTTCGGGCGTTTGGGGGGAGAGGAGTTTGCAGCCCTGCTGGTTCACGGGAGCGTAGAATCAGCTATGCAGGTGGCTGAAAGGTTACGTGCGGCTATTGAAGATTTGGAGGTTCATGCCGGAAATCATGTTGTAAAATTTACTGTGAGTATCGGCCTTACCATGGTTTGTGCCGATGAAGATATTGAAGTGGCTCTGAAGCATGCGGATAACTGTTTGTATCAGGCCAAGGAGCAGGGCCGCAACCGGGTTGTATCATATTGCCGGATGACAGATTAAATTGCCGGTGCACTTCAGTGCACCGGCAATTTATTTTTCTACGCTGATTTCATGTTGTCGATAATGGATTTGAGTTGGTGTGCCTGTGAAGCAAGGTCGGATACCGCTTCTGCGGATTGGCGCATGGCACTGTTTGTTTCTATTGAGATATTGTTGATTTCATCCGCAGCCCGGTTGATCTGTTCCGATGTGGCGGACTGTTCTTCACATGCGGCTGCAATTCCCTGAATCTGTTCGGAAACCGTATCGGTAAGCGAAAGAATTTCACTGAGTGAATTGCCGGCATTTTCAGCCATTGCGGAAACATTTCCGATTTCCTGAACAGTGTTGGAGCACTGGCCCATACTTAATTTGGTGCCGCGCTGGATTTCGCCAATTGCGGATTCAACTTCATTGGTTGCGGTCATGGTCTTTTCCGCCAGTTTGCGGACTTCATCTGCTACAACAGCGAATCCACGCCCGGCTTCCCCGGCTCGAGCAGCTTCAATGGCAGCGTTAAGGGCCAGCAGGTTGGTCTGGTCGGCAATGTCGGAGATCACGTCGATGATCTGGCCGATTTTTTCAGCACTTTCACCAAGCTCACCCATCTCTTTTTCAAGAGCTTCGGAATACTCATGCACAACATCAATTCCTGAGAGCATCTGTTTGACCACATCAGCACCGCTGGTAGCATTTTCGCTGGCGTCTCCGGCTGTTGCAGACGCCTCACCGGAGCTGCGGGCCACTTCAAGTACGGAAGCGTTCATCTGTTCCATGGCGGTGGCCGTTTCCGCAGTCCTCTGGCTCTGCATGTCGGACCCGGTTGCAGACTGTTCTATCTGGGCGGAAAGTTCTTCAGAAGCAGTGGATATAATTTCAACTACATCTTCAAGCTCGCGGGCGGCCTGATGCATACCTTCGCGCTTGGCATTTTCTGCTTCTTTGCGTGCTTCTTCTGCTTCATGCGTGGCCTGTTGTGCTTTTTCGGTCTCTTCGGCAGCAAGGCGGGTTTGTTCGTTTGCTTCGTTGATTTTTTCTTTGAGGGTCACAACCATGGCATTCAGGTCATTAGCAAGCACGCCAACTTCATCGCGGGTTTTGATTTCAAGAACATGGTCGAGATCACCTTCGGCAACACGGGTGGCATACTTGGTTGCCTCAACAATAGGTT
It includes:
- the fetB gene encoding iron export ABC transporter permease subunit FetB, which encodes MNSAFISITWVQLLIALSLVSVSGFLSIYYKLKLEKDLAVGVVRSFVQLLTMGYLLKILFGLNSAVLVLALYLAMTFFSVHIIHGRVKEKNISYLMPTGLAVMFSYSLVTILVTKVVIGAQPWWDPQYFIPIGGMIAGNSMNSLALSLERFFSELKSRRDEVEMLLCLGADYKEATAEIFRDALRAGMIPAINSLMGVGLVFLPGMMTGQILAGADPEEAVRYQIVVMFMLVSSTALSSIIVLLLVRKRCFSSAMILLAGRKAGK
- a CDS encoding diguanylate cyclase → MSEQFQKLFANNSLCKQFIEVSPDAIVITDAEGTVLGGNSRAARLFGYLDKSAIPHNVNGSYKSAADRSRMLDMLSSGQHVQDFETELLDRRGNSFVASISVSVMDVEGHMVLVSILRDISGRKKSEAKLLEGEKAARLNESRFEALSTLAGMAEYSLDKLYDFALEAAVMITGSEIGYIYFLNEDESELRLYAWSRSVMPQCSVESIPDAYHVADVGVWGEAIRQRRPMILNDYAACEGKKGLPQGHVPIKRHMNVPLFDEGKIVLLVGVGNKEDEYGDEDVRQLSLLMEGMWNIVRRKEADEALRQAYVEMECKVEERTAELSSALADLRQINSEIEQEVEQRRIFEKKLRQFERIIAVSPDMISLVDSEYRYVMVNRSYEKRFNKPSEFFVGKSVSEVVGHDVFEKHSKPMIDSALAGGTTNFEAWLELPSIGKRFFSVTYHPVESTVDGDRLVSITAHDITEQKEMLEEVKRLASTDYLTGASNRRSFMDRAETELDRLARYGGELYLMMLDIDHFKNVNDTYGHSVGDIVLKELVKCCISTLRTSDVFGRLGGEEFAALLVHGSVESAMQVAERLRAAIEDLEVHAGNHVVKFTVSIGLTMVCADEDIEVALKHADNCLYQAKEQGRNRVVSYCRMTD
- a CDS encoding ABC transporter substrate-binding protein; this translates as MNTKINYILTICITLFSLNSANLCHAGEKLILSGIESPRSKITFQILREAYSSLGIEVEFKPYPILRSTHSAHSGAVDGELFKVSGVDKKFPSLIKVPVPIDHLDLMVMVRQGSQVEPTWKNLRDLRVGHFRGIFFIENKIATEGIQNAKELETNEQLIKMLSRKRLDAVLIARIAAMMTLKKIQADDVTILSQPLEITPMYHYLNIKHAALVPSITKALEQMSKNDRIKEIRNKILKQELGNHD
- a CDS encoding methyl-accepting chemotaxis protein: MTFSIRNKIVLMAVVIALLTATSIFLTVNHYVGEGFSKESIRNISTMKKVVDRHIDSLSKGFREKAELMARDIDLINSIKLGSSEELQKHLRALMLETESEFLTLTDANGIVLGRAHANSFGDNVQRQGTVEKALRGTVTSGIIKGKEIPFSLRATAPIMENGKIIGTISLGTSLSDKDFVDDVKNFSDLEVTVFNGDTREMTTIIKNGRRAVGTKMTNRQVTATVIDQSQTFLARNNILGIDYQTAYWPIKGVDGRNIGMWFIGMPIETMVTAQNNVKTSSLMVIAVILPLIMLAAWLYARSMSQPIVEATKYATRVAEGDLDHVLEIKTRDEVGVLANDLNAMVVTLKEKINEANEQTRLAAEETEKAQQATHEAEEARKEAENAKREGMHQAARELEDVVEIISTASEELSAQIEQSATGSDMQSQRTAETATAMEQMNASVLEVARSSGEASATAGDASENATSGADVVKQMLSGIDVVHEYSEALEKEMGELGESAEKIGQIIDVISDIADQTNLLALNAAIEAARAGEAGRGFAVVADEVRKLAEKTMTATNEVESAIGEIQRGTKLSMGQCSNTVQEIGNVSAMAENAGNSLSEILSLTDTVSEQIQGIAAACEEQSATSEQINRAADEINNISIETNSAMRQSAEAVSDLASQAHQLKSIIDNMKSA
- a CDS encoding methyl-accepting chemotaxis protein, yielding MLKNLGVTTKITAGFGLILILLAITAGQGVLKLTDSSDGFTQYRKLARQTNLTGRIQANLLLTRMGAITYMNSGTAASLKQYHEKISKLQEFIRAAEKDMNSSERNGLVKEIKHEVDTYQSTFNQYLSAKEKEKESIKNAGKNGKILVEGLGTLLQNANEREDSFLIAMVQKSRAALFEARLINSIYIFKSQQKTDAEKAISLLVEFEKSIGDIQNVLYSPSDLGLINELNENNKQYVLHTKKIIEANMGQVAAKQKLDSLGPLTAQHIEDLKLSIMEEQDELGPEMQTTIAAAVDNMTVMSALTLLAGAVLAFFIARSITVPLAKARTFVQELSNGNLSCDMGVDQKDEVGMICKDMAKVGTTLNSVMSEIDTTITGIEEGKIDSQADNSGFRGSYADLIDRTNLAMNVMRSFIDAVPMPVMTIDREMNVLFMNKPGTELLGTSLDKLKKSKCSNALNTADCGTEKCACSKSFTSRKAETGSTTLDTPSGKLDMDYFGVPIEKDGNVVGAIEVILDQTAVREAQRKMQDVAERTQAISEQLSSASEELAAQVEQISNGSEIQHERITETATAMEQMNSTILEVARSASSASGKSIEAKQQAEEGAQIVSQSVRSITEVSTIADDLRSSMENLGKQTESIGTVMDVISDIADQTNLLALNAAIEAARAGEAGRGFAVVADEVRKLAEKTMSATHEVGSNVESIQQAMRTNMREVENAVSAVEQTTELAARSGSSLDAIVSTVEYSASQVEGIATASEEQSSASEQINSAISEINNITRETSDGIRQSAQAIQELAAMSGELTDLISELRSA
- a CDS encoding ATP-binding cassette domain-containing protein, which gives rise to MNIPLKEESSGEIPVLEFKNVSFNWPGGKGLRDVSFAVPAGQFVLISGPSGAGKSTLLRLAVRLEEVGQGEIFLSGEPVQSYFPPELRTRIGFVQQTPTVLPGTVRDNLLMPFTLDVRKGSSVPSDDDLAYWLERLALGDVALDSEASDLSVGQRQRLCLIRSVLPKPIAICFDEPTSALDRESRERVERVAEELAAEGITVLMVNHTSYHPSCPHMHLTVSEGKVEVLS
- a CDS encoding M48 family metalloprotease; the encoded protein is MGGKNKAGSISRRQALKLAAGGTLGILSGCAINPVTGQQQLMLVSEQQEIQMDRQNSPHQFSADYGAVQDSRVNNYITRVGISLSSSSHRPDMPYSFRCVNANYVNAYAFPGGSIACTRGILVTLENEAELAALMGHEIGHVNARHTASRMSSSIAVQGIVAVGVGVAATQDSRLVPLAAGLGGIGAGMLLASYSRSDERQADSLGMAYMDNAGYDPEGMVGLMDELNKLHKSKPSFVQQMFASHPMSSERYATAVKKRDTVYADNHGKLLRERYMDNIASIRRIKTAIVEMQKGEGAMGKKSYHEAEDHFSKALRIAPNDYAGLLLMSKCQLAQGKARKGLQYAQRAKDRYPQEAQAMHITGMLSLENRKFKQALSNFDAYEKKLPGNPMTTFYKGVSYEALGNRDMAANEYYRFLKVNNQGNYAKHAYDRLIGWGYLQ